Genomic window (Acropora muricata isolate sample 2 chromosome 11, ASM3666990v1, whole genome shotgun sequence):
TTCAGTGAGATGAAATCCACACACGTGTAGGTCGCTGTCACAATTTTAAGTCTGATTTTTGCTTTTTAACAATTGTAATTCTCAAATATTATCCCACCTTTTTGAATTTCCAAAGTGCTCTCAGTTTCTACATCGCGGAATATGCTGATACTTGTAGCTGTGCAAATGTAATTCCCCGCATCACTCTGTCGTAAGTTTGTAATTACCAAGGCGCCATTGATCTGACGGGCCCGCCCAACCGGCAGCTGACCTCCTTGCTTTCTCCAGCTGATGGTTGGCTGTGGGTTACCAATAGCGCTGCAATTCAGCGTCACATCGGTGCTTAACATCGACACAATCTTGGAAGGAGGTTTAAATGTAAACCGAGGAAGAGATACTACAACTAAGAGTGTTTTCTTTTGAACTCTTCCCAGAAGGTTTTCGGCTGAGCAAATATAGAACTCTGAGTCTTCTTTTCGAACTTGTAAAATTTGGAGCGCGCTGTTGTTGTACCTCACCCTCCCCTGGGGTAACAGGCCGGATGATTTCTTCCATGTCACTACTGGTGTGGGGTACCCTGTCACGTGGCAAATTGGAAGAGTAAAATTGCTTCCTTGTAGCGCGTGACGAGGTCCTGGGTTGAGAGAAATTCTGGGATGAACTGGAACGAGAAAGGGAAATTATTTCCGATTTTTTCCTCCTGTGACTTCTAGAGATCATAATATATCAATTCTGTTTTCTAATTTGAAAATAAACGTGTAATTTGCGCTAGCAAGGTATTGCGAACTGCTGCACTTCATgttaaacaatttaaaataaccCCAAAATCAaggtaaacaaaaaaagaatcgATTACTGATTATTATAGTCCagtttcatttaatttaatttaattacagCTTTCAGGACGCATTTTGCTACGCCTCAATGCTTGGACACTACATAATACGTAATACAAAAACTAAAGCTAATAACTGAAAaaggtaatgataataataaagatatgaCTAGAAAATGTGAATAATGATGGATGAtctattaaaaaaaagtcaattaactaatatatatatctatatatttattacaccttttgctgttcatttacgcaaaatatacaatcatttacgtcaacagttgaaactataacgcaaatatacattcattagcacttccttaaacttcattaacgtgaacgaactttcaataatgcTATTTGCATTTTACATTTGGCCCtcatcaaaaaaagtattttaccaattcagcGCAAGAGTCAGGtgttatttgtttatcacgtcctCGAATCCCCGCGCGTCCCCGAGTTCCGAAGTCCTCGCGTACCACATCCCCGAGTCCCCACGTCTGCGCGTCCCCACGTCTgcgcgtccccacgtccccgcgtccccaagCCCCACGTCCCACGTCCCACGTCCCCGTCCAACTCTTAGTGACAGCCGAAAGAAACTCACCATTGACTACAAGTCGCACTAGTGCTTGCGCTCGTCCCAGGGTGTTTGAGGCTGAGCACATGTATACACCCGAGTCACTGCCGGCTGCATTTGGTAAAATCAACCTCCCATCTGTGGTTGCTGATAGAATTTTCTCTGACTTCCCTTCCAGTTTACTCCATGTTGACGAAGGCTTAGGATTGCCGCTGACTGAACACTGGAAAAAAGCAGTTCTTCTTTCATTGACTGTCATCTTTGCGGGCGAAACAGTAACAGTAGGAGCTGCAATCGATTTACCCGGTTCTCCTTTAGCTCCCTTCAAGCCAGCAGTTCCCGCGtctcctttctctccttttagtCCAGTTTCTCCCTTTGATCCTGTTGGTCCCATGATGCCTTGTTTTCCACTTCTCCCTGGCGGTCCCATGATACCGTTGTCTCCTTTGTTTCCGGTTTTCCCTTTGCTTCCCCTTCGTCCTCGTTCGCCACTTTCTCCTCGCTGGCCAGGTGGACCGGGAGGGCCTGGGAGACCTTGACAGCCTCTATCGGTGTTTGATTGACAAAGTTTCTGTCTTAGCTCCGAAACAAGTTTGCCAGGTGTGAAAGTCTCGTGTGACGTGcgcttgttttctgttttgttgttcatGGAATAGTCACTGCGCCTGTTTCGTAGGATGGTATTGACTAGgaaagaaattttgaaaggaaaaaggTGTTTGCAAAACCGATACCGTAGTGAACGAAAATAATGCAGCTGTTGAGCAGTATTAAGAAGTATGGGCGGCGGTCACCGCCAAAAAGATAGAGAATGTCAAAAATGACTTAGTTTCTCGCCGAGTAATCTAATGAAATTCCTAACTTTAGACTCGGGAAATGACCTGTCGCCACACTAGAACAAAGAAGTTCTACGCTTCATCAATACAAACTCTGCCCAGTTACAACGGGAATTTGGTGATTCTCCCAAAGGGTAACAACTGGCCTGGCCAAATTCCAAATTGTTAAAATAATTTAATCTGAATTATAAGAAAGTAAGCCACGATAAAACTAGTTGCTATTTCTTAATGTCAGTCCCGACCTCAATGGACCGACGCAAGGCCCggggggggcactttaggaatttctgggtggggttgtgccgctaggactctggaacccttagcctataccagagctatttttagctggattttgctaccctatactagagtaaactccccaaatcactcctgaattccgatttttgacacttaataatatccagtagcgttttatgatagtcatgtatcaacgctgttgaagctgagtcgtgaaaattgaaacttgccgatttcatgtgtttatatttttaagtagCAAttcaactggtcagtttcgtggaaaatgatagcctattctagacccaaatgctctgatttatataccctaagctagagtaaactgcttgaaaaccatacccttcacagcggcacatacctatatggcccatatatggcagtaccccccccggggCGCAAGGTAACAAAACAGCGTTGAAACAGTTTGAGGTAAAGTCTCTAGAGGGAGGTTTTCCAAATGCATAACTATTGAAAATTGTAGTGTATCAATCTAAATAGAAAAATACGGCGAGGTATTCAGTTTGTGCATGTAACGATACCGGATTGTGACATTGTGTGACATTCTTATAATAGTGTAATCGACTCTTGCTATATATTATTTGAAATGAAGGATTGTCAGAAAAACAATCAGATTTTATTTGACATGAAGGATTGTCAGAAAAGCAATCAGACTTTGATCTTGTAAGACTAATCGACGTGAAAACGATCGGAATTGAAAAGCATTATGAGACTAGAGTTTGTCACGCTTTCTCCTTTTAACGCATGTATAATGTATTCGTGCCAGCTAAGGCATGCCGAGAAAGGTCTGTGATATTCATGTCGTTTGGTGTTGCATCAGATTGTCATTTAGTTTGACTTTGCTCGAAGAGTTAGATCATTAATATCCAAAGCTTAGATAGAAGTTAAAATAATAACACGAGATGTGTAATCATGCTCTGCTACCACCGGGTTGCGCGATTGCGATTGTGGCATTAAGAGCAGATTTTGTCAGCATAAGGAAAGAACATGACCTTTTAGCCTAGGGCTTTAATTTCACTTTGGGAAGAAAACCTGAAATATTCGTAAAAGGAACAACATTTGTTTTAGTATTCACTTGGTTTGTTCGAAAGCAAGCTTTCATACATCATTCTTCCTTGTGTGTATTTATGATACAGATAAAGATTAAGTTATATTGCCTCATGATTTTATACCGTGTCTCTCAGACAAGCCTAATACCTTGAGCAATGTCATCATTCGATGTCTTCATTGACTCCACGGCGCTTTCAAGTTGAtgtattttgtccttttgtttgttGAACTCTAATTCTATTCGAACAAAGCCACCAGTGTACATCACAACGGATGCAATAGTTAGAATAGAGGCAAACGAAGGGCCACTCTTTTCAGCAACCATCTTCGTCTACTCAATGATTTAATTACCTCTTCAATAcgtctttgttttgt
Coding sequences:
- the LOC136889907 gene encoding protein sax-3-like isoform X2, coding for MVAEKSGPSFASILTIASVVMYTGGFVRIELEFNKQKDKIHQLESAVESMKTSNDDIAQVNTILRNRRSDYSMNNKTENKRTSHETFTPGKLVSELRQKLCQSNTDRGCQGLPGPPGPPGQRGESGERGRRGSKGKTGNKGDNGIMGPPGRSGKQGIMGPTGSKGETGLKGEKGDAGTAGLKGAKGEPGKSIAAPTVTVSPAKMTVNERRTAFFQCSVSGNPKPSSTWSKLEGKSEKILSATTDGRLILPNAAGSDSGVYMCSASNTLGRAQALVRLVVNVHPRISLNPGPRHALQGSNFTLPICHVTGYPTPVVTWKKSSGLLPQGRVRYNNSALQILQVRKEDSEFYICSAENLLGRVQKKTLLVVVSLPRFTFKPPSKIVSMLSTDVTLNCSAIGNPQPTISWRKQGGQLPVGRARQINGALVITNLRQSDAGNYICTATSISIFRDVETESTLEIQKAALTSSSILGSLDKKYLVKLNLFLAPVLRSSSRSRFVRCWRAKTDGWAASTFHSNCDGKGPTVTIIQVGRYIFGGYTDVSWSSPDVTRFSAPFASSGSFLFCSWPRSTSHIWQWKGRG
- the LOC136889907 gene encoding roundabout homolog 3-like isoform X1 — protein: MVAEKSGPSFASILTIASVVMYTGGFVRIELEFNKQKDKIHQLESAVESMKTSNDDIAQVNTILRNRRSDYSMNNKTENKRTSHETFTPGKLVSELRQKLCQSNTDRGCQGLPGPPGPPGQRGESGERGRRGSKGKTGNKGDNGIMGPPGRSGKQGIMGPTGSKGETGLKGEKGDAGTAGLKGAKGEPGKSIAAPTVTVSPAKMTVNERRTAFFQCSVSGNPKPSSTWSKLEGKSEKILSATTDGRLILPNAAGSDSGVYMCSASNTLGRAQALVRLVVNVHPRISLNPGPRHALQGSNFTLPICHVTGYPTPVVTWKKSSGLLPQGRVRYNNSALQILQVRKEDSEFYICSAENLLGRVQKKTLLVVVSLPRFTFKPPSKIVSMLSTDVTLNCSAIGNPQPTISWRKQGGQLPVGRARQINGALVITNLRQSDAGNYICTATSISIFRDVETESTLEIQKAALTSSSILGSLDKKYLVKLNLFLAPVLRSSSRSRFVRCWRAKTDGWAASTFHSNCDGKGPTVTIIQVGRYIFGGYTDVSWSSPGSCGWASSSKSFIYSLYNINGFSPIKVQTKSGRQRYAIYICSSNGPTFGSGFAIYISNNASSNRNSFTFCGLTYPLPPGYSWSSFFCRFYAGSYKFTPTDVEVFYETTS